A window of Apium graveolens cultivar Ventura chromosome 8, ASM990537v1, whole genome shotgun sequence contains these coding sequences:
- the LOC141677610 gene encoding uncharacterized protein LOC141677610 isoform X3 codes for MIMIMAGAAAGCSLKSLNSLIHSYSITALPLFHGNKNILLHSSSNSTAALKYHHRHHHHHPFKCFSKLESESPISLPDPNSLFQPLVLPDDYFKQLPNDLRLDLNDAAFDLSKGPVLDECGLELGETLLNITRAWEAADTSTSTTLVGKLPMLVVSASANNKSAFGKRLLSSGRRFQSMGQYRDGELQKDQIAEAMIMIGKVLSANLVSSATDEEPTTQETRMFKFGELQVALTADKAYIGALIAFIFGLLSWELSQGIQSIPESSLQYANENALLLAKSLRGALLAVCYTSTVLSAFTAGGLVLLGGQLKSEPK; via the exons ATGATAATGATAATGGCGGGTGCTGCCGCTGGTTGTTCCCTGAAATCCCTAAACTCGTTGATACATTCTTATTCCATTACTGCCCTTCCTTTATTCCATGGTAACAAAAACATCCTCCTCCACTCATCCTCCAATTCCACTGCTGCTCTCAAATATCATcatcgtcatcatcatcatcatccttTCAAATGCTTTTCAAAATTAGAATCAGAGTCCCCCATCTCCCTTCCAGACCCTAACTCCCTTTTTCAACCCTTGGTT CTTCCAGATGATTATTTCAAGCAATTACCTAATGACCTTCGTCTTGAT CTGAATGATGCTGCTTTTGATCTTTCCAAGGGACCAGTTCTCGACGAG TGTGGTCTAGAGCTGGGCGAAACTTTGCTAAACATAACTAGAGCATGGGAAGCAGCTGACACATCAACTTCCACCACTCTGGTCGGCAAACTCCCTATGTTAGTTGTCTCTGCATCAGCCAATAATAAATCAG CGTTTGGAAAGCGCTTGTTATCTTCTGGAAGGAGGTTTCAATCTATGGGCCAGTATCGAGATGGTGAACTACAGAAG GATCAGATTGCCGAAGCTATGATCATGATAGGAAAAGTTTTATCAGCAAACCTGGTGTCCAGTGCAACAGACGAGGAACCGACGACACAGGAAACTAGGATGTTCAAG TTTGGAGAACTTCAGGTAGCACTAACAGCAGATAAAGCCTACATAGGAGCTTTGATTGCCTTCATTTTTGG GTTGCTTTCATGGGAACTAAGCCAAGGTATTCAAAGCATTCCAGAGAGCTCATTGCAGTATGCTAATGAAAATGCCCTGTTGCTTGCCAAG TCTTTAAGAGGAGCCCTTCTGGCAGTTTGTTATACGTCGACTGTGTTATCAGCATTCACTGCTGGTGGGCTGGTCTTACTCGGAGGACAACTTAAGTCCGAACCAAAGTAA
- the LOC141677610 gene encoding uncharacterized protein LOC141677610 isoform X1: MIMIMAGAAAGCSLKSLNSLIHSYSITALPLFHGNKNILLHSSSNSTAALKYHHRHHHHHPFKCFSKLESESPISLPDPNSLFQPLVDCFKLPDDYFKQLPNDLRLDLNDAAFDLSKGPVLDECGLELGETLLNITRAWEAADTSTSTTLVGKLPMLVVSASANNKSAFGKRLLSSGRRFQSMGQYRDGELQKDQIAEAMIMIGKVLSANLVSSATDEEPTTQETRMFKFGELQVALTADKAYIGALIAFIFGLLSWELSQGIQSIPESSLQYANENALLLAKSLRGALLAVCYTSTVLSAFTAGGLVLLGGQLKSEPK; the protein is encoded by the exons ATGATAATGATAATGGCGGGTGCTGCCGCTGGTTGTTCCCTGAAATCCCTAAACTCGTTGATACATTCTTATTCCATTACTGCCCTTCCTTTATTCCATGGTAACAAAAACATCCTCCTCCACTCATCCTCCAATTCCACTGCTGCTCTCAAATATCATcatcgtcatcatcatcatcatccttTCAAATGCTTTTCAAAATTAGAATCAGAGTCCCCCATCTCCCTTCCAGACCCTAACTCCCTTTTTCAACCCTTGGTT GATTGTTTCAAGCTTCCAGATGATTATTTCAAGCAATTACCTAATGACCTTCGTCTTGAT CTGAATGATGCTGCTTTTGATCTTTCCAAGGGACCAGTTCTCGACGAG TGTGGTCTAGAGCTGGGCGAAACTTTGCTAAACATAACTAGAGCATGGGAAGCAGCTGACACATCAACTTCCACCACTCTGGTCGGCAAACTCCCTATGTTAGTTGTCTCTGCATCAGCCAATAATAAATCAG CGTTTGGAAAGCGCTTGTTATCTTCTGGAAGGAGGTTTCAATCTATGGGCCAGTATCGAGATGGTGAACTACAGAAG GATCAGATTGCCGAAGCTATGATCATGATAGGAAAAGTTTTATCAGCAAACCTGGTGTCCAGTGCAACAGACGAGGAACCGACGACACAGGAAACTAGGATGTTCAAG TTTGGAGAACTTCAGGTAGCACTAACAGCAGATAAAGCCTACATAGGAGCTTTGATTGCCTTCATTTTTGG GTTGCTTTCATGGGAACTAAGCCAAGGTATTCAAAGCATTCCAGAGAGCTCATTGCAGTATGCTAATGAAAATGCCCTGTTGCTTGCCAAG TCTTTAAGAGGAGCCCTTCTGGCAGTTTGTTATACGTCGACTGTGTTATCAGCATTCACTGCTGGTGGGCTGGTCTTACTCGGAGGACAACTTAAGTCCGAACCAAAGTAA
- the LOC141677610 gene encoding uncharacterized protein LOC141677610 isoform X2, whose protein sequence is MIMIMAGAAAGCSLKSLNSLIHSYSITALPLFHGNKNILLHSSSNSTAALKYHHRHHHHHPFKCFSKLESESPISLPDPNSLFQPLVDCFKLPDDYFKQLPNDLRLDLNDAAFDLSKGPVLDECGLELGETLLNITRAWEAADTSTSTTLVGKLPMLVVSASANNKSAFGKRLLSSGRRFQSMGQYRDGELQKIAEAMIMIGKVLSANLVSSATDEEPTTQETRMFKFGELQVALTADKAYIGALIAFIFGLLSWELSQGIQSIPESSLQYANENALLLAKSLRGALLAVCYTSTVLSAFTAGGLVLLGGQLKSEPK, encoded by the exons ATGATAATGATAATGGCGGGTGCTGCCGCTGGTTGTTCCCTGAAATCCCTAAACTCGTTGATACATTCTTATTCCATTACTGCCCTTCCTTTATTCCATGGTAACAAAAACATCCTCCTCCACTCATCCTCCAATTCCACTGCTGCTCTCAAATATCATcatcgtcatcatcatcatcatccttTCAAATGCTTTTCAAAATTAGAATCAGAGTCCCCCATCTCCCTTCCAGACCCTAACTCCCTTTTTCAACCCTTGGTT GATTGTTTCAAGCTTCCAGATGATTATTTCAAGCAATTACCTAATGACCTTCGTCTTGAT CTGAATGATGCTGCTTTTGATCTTTCCAAGGGACCAGTTCTCGACGAG TGTGGTCTAGAGCTGGGCGAAACTTTGCTAAACATAACTAGAGCATGGGAAGCAGCTGACACATCAACTTCCACCACTCTGGTCGGCAAACTCCCTATGTTAGTTGTCTCTGCATCAGCCAATAATAAATCAG CGTTTGGAAAGCGCTTGTTATCTTCTGGAAGGAGGTTTCAATCTATGGGCCAGTATCGAGATGGTGAACTACAGAAG ATTGCCGAAGCTATGATCATGATAGGAAAAGTTTTATCAGCAAACCTGGTGTCCAGTGCAACAGACGAGGAACCGACGACACAGGAAACTAGGATGTTCAAG TTTGGAGAACTTCAGGTAGCACTAACAGCAGATAAAGCCTACATAGGAGCTTTGATTGCCTTCATTTTTGG GTTGCTTTCATGGGAACTAAGCCAAGGTATTCAAAGCATTCCAGAGAGCTCATTGCAGTATGCTAATGAAAATGCCCTGTTGCTTGCCAAG TCTTTAAGAGGAGCCCTTCTGGCAGTTTGTTATACGTCGACTGTGTTATCAGCATTCACTGCTGGTGGGCTGGTCTTACTCGGAGGACAACTTAAGTCCGAACCAAAGTAA